The Chamaesiphon minutus PCC 6605 DNA window ACTAAAGTTGGCTGCGATTTAATTAACAAACCTAGATAGATAATTATTTCTTGAGTCAATACTCGATCGCGAATATCTTCACGGCAAAACTTATCGATTTTTTCGATAATTTCGGTATGGGACATCGGTCGATCGATCAGCGCGGCTTCGCTATAAGCCATTCCCACGGTGAGTTGTTTGCCCGAGATCGAAATATCTGTCACCGCATCGGATAAACTAATCTCAACTTTATCTAACAATCCCGCAGCATACCGCACGATCGCCCAATGTGGACGATTGCTAAAATTACCTGCTTTAAAATAAACTTCATCGAGTAAGTCAGAAACAGTTACTTTGACATCTGTGCCACCAAACCCTGTATTAAAACTTAAACCTTTTAATTTAGTTAAAGTGTGTAATAATTCGATTTGCTGATAGATATTCTCCGAGCCTCTGAGTTGTTTGAGCAATGACGTGATATTAGTTTCGGCTTCTAATAAAAATTCTTGATTACTAGTTAAGGGTTGATTGCGATCGGGAGTATAAGCTAAATAATAGCGTTGCGGTGCGACGGGATTGGCAGTAGTCAGATCGAATTTAAAATCGTGGACATTATCGATCCGTTCGACTCCTGCTGTCAGTTTTAACTGATTGAGATTTCCCAACCGGATCGGTACGCCATTGCATTTACCCTGCTGGAATTCAGTAATTAATTCTAGCAACGGCGAAGAATATTGTTGACCTTTAAATTCATCTTGTCCTTCCTGCAATAATGATTTAGTCAATAATAATGTAATTGTCGGACGACCTAATTGCGTCCACTGTTCGCTAATATAAGCAATCTCTGCCTTAATTTGTGAAATTAGGAAGTGATAATCAAAAGTCAGATAAAACTGCTGTGAATCTAAAAATGCTGGGAGAAAGACGATCGTATCGCTGCAAATATTAAAGATTCGGGAAGTAGTCAGACTCCGCAACCGTCGCACCGGACGACCAGTCAAACCCAGTTTATCATTCCGACCGATTTGGGCATAGGCGGCGGCTAATTCGGTGGATTGGCGGACTTGAATTGGGGCGATTTGCGAGGGTACCTGGGTGGCAATCCCATACTCCGCAAGTTGTGATTGTAGATCCTCATCCTCAGCAATCAGCGCGATTTGAACCGTCCGGCGGCGTTTGTTGCCGATGCGTAAATGGCGTCCGAGCGGGTCTAGATCGCCAGGTGCCAGAAATCGATCGAATAACAATTCGCCTAGGAAGTAGAGGCTCTGCGCCCAGACTAAAGGGAGATTTTCATTCGGCAATCTCGCTTGCGAGTGCGGTTGCGATCGTTCGGCGGCGATTAGCTGTTTGGGCACATAATATAGTTCTGGTAATAACGGCGTGTCGTTCACCTCTACCGCGATACCTGCAAGCAAGGTCCGATATTTCTCGATCGCTCCAGCATCGCCACTAAACAGCGCGTCTAAATATAAATAAGTAAAAAATAACGGCCATTCACACTCAATTCCTTCAAATTTGAGCAGTTCCTCTGGCTCGTAATGAAGGCGGGTGGTATCTTCTAGCACCGTCTGATGTCCGTCGCGCAAAAATCGCTTACAGCCATATTTACCTTCCAACTTCTCGACAATCTTCGTCCGCGTGCGATTGACTAACTGCGGATCTACCACGGCAAAGGCAGGAAACCCAATAATACTCAATAACGCCGCGTCTGTCTCTTTAGAACTCGACTCCCGTGGTAACAGCGAAGCCAACGTCAATCTCGCTCTGGCAATCTCATCGGGTAAAACATGAATTACCGATGCCTGCGAACCTCTGGCTCCAAATAAATCTAACCCATTAATCGCTTCGAGTGCGGCTTTGGCCATCCCGATCGAACTGGCATTTAATTCTACACTGCCGTGATTGATCTTATCGCCGCGCTCCCACAGTCCGAAGTCGGGAGTCCGATAGGTGCGCCCGATATAGTAAACCAAGTTTTGGACAAAATTGACCTCATCGAGAGTGTAAATTACAGGTAACCCCGATGCGGTCATCTGCGCCAAGATCAGAATATATAAGGATGTCGCATCTAATTGGAGATGTCCCCACTCATCATCGCCGACGACGATATCGCCAGTGTGAGTACTATACTTAGCATGGAGCGCATCTAAAGGCGATTGTGTCTGTTTGAACTGCTCCACCTTATCAGCTTGGCGCAACATACAAAACAG harbors:
- a CDS encoding glycoside hydrolase family 15 protein; amino-acid sequence: MNRSQQLDRYYQQIESIILNRQNPITGLFPASTAITAHGDYTDAWVRDNVYTILAVWGLALAYRKVDAPPGRLYELEQSVVKLMRGLLFCMLRQADKVEQFKQTQSPLDALHAKYSTHTGDIVVGDDEWGHLQLDATSLYILILAQMTASGLPVIYTLDEVNFVQNLVYYIGRTYRTPDFGLWERGDKINHGSVELNASSIGMAKAALEAINGLDLFGARGSQASVIHVLPDEIARARLTLASLLPRESSSKETDAALLSIIGFPAFAVVDPQLVNRTRTKIVEKLEGKYGCKRFLRDGHQTVLEDTTRLHYEPEELLKFEGIECEWPLFFTYLYLDALFSGDAGAIEKYRTLLAGIAVEVNDTPLLPELYYVPKQLIAAERSQPHSQARLPNENLPLVWAQSLYFLGELLFDRFLAPGDLDPLGRHLRIGNKRRRTVQIALIAEDEDLQSQLAEYGIATQVPSQIAPIQVRQSTELAAAYAQIGRNDKLGLTGRPVRRLRSLTTSRIFNICSDTIVFLPAFLDSQQFYLTFDYHFLISQIKAEIAYISEQWTQLGRPTITLLLTKSLLQEGQDEFKGQQYSSPLLELITEFQQGKCNGVPIRLGNLNQLKLTAGVERIDNVHDFKFDLTTANPVAPQRYYLAYTPDRNQPLTSNQEFLLEAETNITSLLKQLRGSENIYQQIELLHTLTKLKGLSFNTGFGGTDVKVTVSDLLDEVYFKAGNFSNRPHWAIVRYAAGLLDKVEISLSDAVTDISISGKQLTVGMAYSEAALIDRPMSHTEIIEKIDKFCREDIRDRVLTQEIIIYLGLLIKSQPTLVKGLLTLRVGYLIILLTSELAIELRIAQDEAYEKLMDLSPFEIQTRLHQVLTDYQGVGQTVFQQESLHLNQSQQQIKWTTDLIVTNDIATLEHQPDTPTIDWRYQRRKDGTIDRVDRDFYPSVWRLLEHCKGIAIGDKLEKRNRLDSAIILSEMTPGEKNFALRIEHLLNKIVAPEYRQLNIEALMALAALSERNPALKIEEYIVLDVLIGHAVRLAWLDADLTKVTSTPLDSSAFNPANYDLYKSFAWSAFYQTSPPICASYIVKSLQFLSQLAV